From the Paramormyrops kingsleyae isolate MSU_618 chromosome 7, PKINGS_0.4, whole genome shotgun sequence genome, one window contains:
- the LOC111833127 gene encoding zinc finger and BTB domain-containing protein 9-like, with the protein MASEPNSFHVDFPDFSSNVLKRLNQQRQLGQLCDITVVLQGQQYRAHRAVLAASSSYFCDQVLLKNSQQVVLPDVMQARVFESLLQSCYTGALQLPAGEVVGFLTAASFLQMWHVVGKCTELLGGGPAKLCLSPTLGRSFLGGGSGYDSPIEDLDREDFGRVVEYVDGEVERGMVSSFSPKVPEAGGRDEGSLSSAQERLSRGIISQAGNPLNNQQGRAVDAQPRRGEHQEAENGGGLQDARLCEGAGNEKMELCASHPADDNTEVNLEDELGGKLNGGHPYRSPPDCFKASVNANSTDTAEVYPDSQGQELGVTAGVGDQRDGPLLPPAGLQKETTSSTTALPRRDRGSSHNSLQEHKEPRPALRPYACAICGRVFRLKRHLLAHVKVHVDATPHKCHVCGERFRSKDRFGRHLSFCVKARRARQAGTPLRSTDPAPNATVGL; encoded by the coding sequence ATGGCGTCCGAACCGAACTCATTCCATGTGGACTTTCCAGACTTTTCCAGCAACGTCCTGAAGAGGCTGAACCAGCAAAGGCAGTTAGGCCAGCTGTGTGACATCACTGTGGTGCTCCAGGGCCAGCAGTACCGGGCCCACAGAGCTGTGTTAGCGGCCAGCTCATcttacttctgtgatcaggTACTGCTGAAGAacagccagcaggtggtgctccCGGACGTGATGCAGGCGCGCGTGTTCGAGAGCCTTCTGCAGTCCTGCTACACGGGGGCCCTCCAGCTGCCCGCGGGCGAGGTGGTGGGCTTCCTAACAGCTGCTAGCTTCCTGCAGATGTGGCACGTGGTGGGCAAGTGCACCGAACTCCTAGGTGGGGGTCCGGCCAAGCTCTGCCTGAGTCCGACACTCGGCCGCTCATTCCTGGGTGGCGGTAGCGGGTATGACAGCCCTATCGAGGATCTGGATCGAGAGGACTTTGGCAGGGTGGTGGAGTACGTGGACGGAGAGGTGGAGCGGGGAATGGTCAGTAGCTTCTCACCAAAGGTACCGGAGGCTGGAGGCCGGGATGAGGGCTCTCTGTCGTCAGCACAGGAGCGCCTGAGCAGAGGGATAATCAGCCAAGCTGGCAACCCACTGAACAATCAGCAAGGCAGAGCTGTGGATGCACAGCCCAGGAGGGGGGAGCATCAGGAAGCAGAGAATGGTGGGGGTCTACAGGACGCCAGGTTGTGTGAAGGTGCTGGAAATGAGAAGATGGAGCTGTGTGCAAGCCATCCTGCTGATGACAACACTGAGGTGAACCTGGAAGATGAACTGGGGGGGAAACTAAATGGGGGGCACCCATACAGATCACCCCCGGACTGCTTCAAGGCCTCAGTGAATGCCAACTCGACCGACACTGCCGAAGTCTACCCAGATTCTCAAGGGCAGGAGCTGGGAGTGACTGCAGGGGTTGGAGATCAGCGAGATGGTCCCCTACTGCCTCCCGCTGGTCTCCAGAAGGAAACCACAAGCTCCACCACAGCGTTGCCCAGACGTGACAGAGGCTCCTCCCACAACAGCCTGCAGGAGCACAAGGAGCCCCGCCCCGCGCTGAGGCCCTACGCCTGTGCCATCTGCGGTAGGGTGTTCAGGCTgaagcgccacctgctggcgcATGTGAAGGTCCACGTGGACGCGACGCCCCACAAGTGCCACGTCTGTGGGGAGCGGTTCAGGTCGAAGGACCGCTTCGGCCGCCATCTGTCGTTCTGTGTCAAGGCTCGCCGAGCCAGACAAGCCGGCACGCCTCTCCGATCCACCGATCCGGCCCCCAATGCCACTGTTGGACTGTGA